The Alnus glutinosa chromosome 7, dhAlnGlut1.1, whole genome shotgun sequence genome includes a region encoding these proteins:
- the LOC133874317 gene encoding putative pentatricopeptide repeat-containing protein At5g06400, mitochondrial, producing MVGWQGHIQFVLRVGKRVEHSYNVSANLSSSRLESSISPCELPYLQRLWRPPPANISRPFYQYFQQLGISSSRKLLAESSKEAAIPSPLTKLSRSKKPQDTHLKNRAETSTFGLLFNEIKEVLGADSFTADRSESGISVSKDIHGMDAEVKEEHSNWTEGVCGNAEDAVLQEKDYVLALEDAKLGNLGGNDVSPEVHMITEIVRAENGLVSMEEQLEKLSVRFDSEVVEKVLKRCFKVPHLALRFFNWVNRRDEFRHTTKTYNTMLSIAGEAKEFQLVEKLVEEMEKNLCEKDIKTWTIIISLYGNAKLISKALLAFENMRKCGCEPDAQVYKKMIRALCFARKADIVIEFYKEMDQKYMVLLDVGLYKMLMDCMARSGDIAAVRSVADDMMRVCQIPEHNVYGYVLKSLCISGRIREALEWIRELKSKDVTLDLEYFETLVKGLCRVDRIADALEIVNIMKRRHLVDGKVYGIIINGYLKRNDVSKALDLFQSMKEAGHMPMTSTYTELMQRLFRLDEYEKGCVLYNEMLERGVKPDTVAITAMVAGHVSQNRVSEAWKVFKSMEDRGIKPTWKSYSVFIKELCKVSRIDEIFKVFNEMQAYKIDIRDEIFDWILSYMEKKGEQDSIEKIKRMRRIYKLYPQEGELPSTDATGEQELKLELNSNQSVAVRMDCHLMEPPAKNYDEKDLHEICRILSTSTDWCLIQEALEKCNIQFTPDLVVEILRNCNMHGSAALHFFSWAGKQSGYSHTTETYNMAIKLAGRGKDFKHMRHLFYEMRRRGCSITSDTWTIMIMQYGRTGMTEIALKIFGEMKVNSCQPNGSSYKYLIISLCRRKGRKADEAIKIFEEMMRAGYIPDKELVEAYLGCLCEVGRLLDARRCTDSLRGVGFAIPLSHSLYIRALCQAGRLDEAQALVDEVGAEGSMLDKYTYGSLVHGLLRKGRVEEALAKVDSLKQAGIPPTVHVYTSLMAHFMKDKQIERALEVFQKMQQEGCQPTVVTYTELIRGYMNTGKVVDAWDIFRCMKLKGPLPDFKTYSIFITSLCKIGRSEEALQLISEMIDSGIVPSTVNFREVFYGLNREGKQDLACTVLQQKSALRSKRKFLT from the exons ATGGTGGGCTGGCAGGGACACATACAATTTGTGCTTCGTGTTGGAAAAAGGGTGGAACATAGTTACAACGTATCTGCCAACTTATCTTCGTCTCGCTTGGAATCCTCTATTTCTCCAT GTGAGTTACCTTATCTGCAGAGACTATGGAGACCACCTCCTGCAAACATCTCGAGGCCtttttatcaatattttcaaCAATTG GGAATTTCCAGTTCAAGGAAGTTACTAGCAGAGTCTTCTAAAGAAGCAGCCATTCCATCTCCATTGACTAAGCTCTCCCGGTCCAAGAAACCCCAAGACACCCACTTGAAGAACCGAGCAGAAACTAGTACATTTGGCTTACTATTCAATGAGATAAAAGAGGTTTTAGGCGCTGATAGCTTCACTGCAGATAGATCCGAGTCTGGGATTTCTGTATCCAAAGATATTCATGGGATGGACGCTGAGGTAAAGGAAGAACACTCAAACTGGACCGAAGGTGTTTGTGGAAATGCCGAAGATGCCGTGTTGCAAGAAAAGGATTATGTATTGGCTTTAGAGGATGCCAAGTTGGGAAATTTGGGTGGTAACGATGTTAGCCCCGAAGTTCATATGATTACGGAGATTGTTCGGGCGGAAAACGGTTTGGTATCAATGGAGGAGCAGTTAGAAAAGTTGAGTGTTCGGTTTGATTCAGAGGTTGTTGAGAAAGTGTTGAAAAGGTGCTTTAAAGTGCCACATTTGGCCTTAAGATTCTTCAATTGGGTGAATCGCAGGGATGAGTTTCGTCATACAACGAAGACTTACAATACTATGTTATCCATAGCTGGGGAAGCGAAAGAGTTTCAGCTGGTGGAGAAGTTGGTGGAGGAAATGGAGAAGAACTTGTGCGAGAAAGATATCAAGACTTGGACCATTATTATCTCCCTATATGGGAATGCAAAGCTGATTAGCAAAGCCTTGTTGGCCTTTGAGAATATGAGGAAGTGTGGTTGTGAGCCAGATGCACAGGTTTACAAGAAGATGATACGTGCACTTTGTTTTGCTAGAAAAGCTGACATTGTGATTGAATTCTACAAGGAGATGGACCAGAAGTACATGGTGCTt cTTGATGTGGGTTTGTATAAGATGCTAATGGATTGCATGGCAAGATCAGGAGATATTGCTGCTGTTCGCTCAGTTGCGGATGACATGATGAGGGTTTGTCAGATTCCAGAGCACAATGTTTATGGATATGTACTGAAAAGTTTGTGCATCTCTGGGAgaattagagaagctttagaatgGATTCGTGAACTCAAAAGTAAAGATGTAACACTTGACCTTGAATACTTTGAGACCTTGGTGAAAGGACTATGTAGGGTTGATAGGATTGCCGATGCTCTGGAAATTGTTAATATTATGAAGAGAAGACATCTTGTTGACGGGAAGGTCTATGGGATCATCATCAATGGGTATTTGAAGAGAAATGATGTTTCAAAGGCACTTGATTTGTTTCAAAGCATGAAagag gcTGGGCACATGCCTATGACTTCTACCTATACAGAGCTGATGCAGCGTCTTTTCAGGTTGGATGAGTATGAAAAAGGTTGTGTGCTATATAATGAAATGTTGGAAAGAGGAGTTAAGCCAGATACCGTGGCAATCACAGCCATGGTTGCAGGTCATGTCAGTCAAAACCGTGTATCTGAAGCATGGAAAGTTTTTAAGAGTATGGAGGACAGAGGCATCAAGCCTACTTGGAAATCTTATTCAGTATTCATTAAGGAGCTTTGTAAGGTTTCAAGGATAGATGAAATTTTCAAGGTTTTTAATGAAATGCAGGCATATAAGATAGACATTCGAGATGAAATATTTGATTGGATTTTGTCTTATATGGAGAAAAAGGGAGAGCAGGATagtattgaaaaaataaagcgGATGCGGAGAATCTATAAGCTTTACCCACAAGAAGGCGAGTTACCTAGTACTGATGCAACTGGAGAACAGGAGCTCAAGCTGGAGTTGAACTCTAACCAATCAGTGGCAGTAAGGATGGACTGTCACTTAATGGAGCCACCTGCAAAGAACTATGATGAGAAGGATTTGCATGAAATTTGTAGGATTTTGTCAACCTCGACAGATTGGTGCCTAATTCAAGAAGCTTTGGAGAAGTGCAATATTCAGTTCACACCAGACCTTGTTGTGGAGATCTTGCGCAATTGCAATATGCATGGTTCTGCCGCATTACACTTTTTCTCATGGGCAGGAAAACAATCTGGTTATAGCCACACTACAGAAACTTACAACATGGCTATTAAACTTGCTGGACGCGGAAAAGATTTCAAGCACATGAGACACCTTTTCTATGAAATGAGAAGAAGAGGTTGCTCAATAACATCTGATACATGGACAATCATGATTATGCAATATGGCCGTACAGGTATGACTGAGATTGCTTTGAAGATTTTTGGGGAGATGAAAGTTAATAGTTGTCAACCAAATGGCAGTAGCTACAAGTATTTGATTATAAGTCTTTGTAGGAGGAAAGGGAGGAAGGCAGATGAAGCCATTAAAATATTTGAGGAAATGATGCGTGCGGGATATATCCCTGACAAAGAACTGGTTGAAGCTTATCTTGGTTGTTTATGTGAAGTTGGTAGGCTGTTAGATGCTAGAAGATGCACAGATTCCCTTCGTGGAGTTGGTTTTGCAATTCCACTAAGTCATTCCCTGTACATTAGGGCTCTTTGTCAAGCAGGGAGGTTGGATGAAGCTCAAGCATTGGTGGATGAGGTTGGGGCAGAAGGATCTATGTTGGACAAGTACACTTATGGAAGCCTTGTTCATGGATTACTACGAAAGGGACGTGTAGAAGAGGCATTGGCTAAGGTGGATTCTCTGAAGCAGGCAGGTATCCCTCCAACAGTCCATGTTTATACATCTTTAATGGCTCATTTCATGAAGGATAAGCAGATAGAAAGAGCTCTAGAAGTTTTCCAGAAAATGCAACAGGAAGGTTGTCAACCAACTGTTGTTACTTATACAGAACTGATACGTGGTTACATGAACACGGGGAAGGTGGTTGATGCTTGGGATATCTTCCGTTGTATGAAGTTAAAAGGGCCTTTACCTGATTTTAAAACTTATTCAATATTCATTACTTCTCTCTGTAAGATAGGTAGATCTGAAGAGGCCTTGCAGCTTATATCAGAAATGATTGATAGTGGGATTGTCCCTAGTACTGTTAATTTTCGAGAAGTTTTTTATGGGCTAAACAGAGAAGGGAAGCAAGATTTAGCTTGTACTGTGTTGCAACAAAAATCAGCTTTAAGATCTAAACGAAAGTTCTTGACATAA